The Rhodocytophaga rosea genome has a segment encoding these proteins:
- a CDS encoding T9SS type A sorting domain-containing protein encodes MKKQLLILYIALANLSFIGGIKANHTYSPPCQVKNISAKELRPQVKNNEPVQIALVKHNYSVSPVSDSLRGTNADLLFSNDKISISSVYPNPASAIASIDYVLAGSTTHAKIILCNVLGNVVGEYTLVRDARRLNISTLELTSGVYFYALYVDGKNLVTRKLIIKHNS; translated from the coding sequence ATGAAGAAACAACTACTTATTTTATATATTGCACTAGCTAACCTGAGCTTCATAGGAGGCATCAAGGCGAACCATACATATTCTCCTCCATGTCAGGTGAAAAATATTTCTGCTAAAGAATTACGCCCCCAGGTTAAAAATAATGAACCTGTGCAAATTGCTTTAGTTAAACATAATTATTCGGTTTCTCCAGTATCCGATAGTCTGCGAGGAACAAATGCTGACCTTCTTTTTTCAAACGATAAAATTAGTATTTCAAGTGTGTATCCCAATCCGGCAAGTGCCATTGCTTCTATTGATTATGTACTGGCCGGGAGCACTACTCATGCAAAAATTATTTTGTGTAATGTACTTGGTAATGTAGTAGGTGAGTATACACTCGTAAGGGATGCCCGTAGATTAAACATTTCTACATTAGAACTTACATCAGGGGTTTATTTCTATGCCTTGTATGTCGATGGAAAAAATCTTGTTACCCGCAAACTGATTATCAAGCATAATTCCTGA
- a CDS encoding outer membrane protein assembly factor BamD: MQNSKFIFTSFLVLSLLFFSCSKFQKIQKSTNVDEKYQAAIKYYEKKDYDKASLLFEEIIPIIKGTKESELAQFYIAYCHYYQGDFILSSHYFKKFYETFSRSEYAEESMYMYAYSLYEDSPAYNLDQTNTLTAIESMQNFINTYPESKFKDKCNEIIGQLRTKLERKAYENAELYSKTENYKAAVIAFNNFQRNYPDSDYNERAAYLKLVNAYNLAKSSTEDKKKQRYQDTIEYYENFIDRYSNSRYLRQAENIYDTCIDIVGEAAGAELQSNKK; encoded by the coding sequence ATGCAAAATTCAAAATTCATATTCACGTCTTTCCTGGTCTTATCCCTGCTCTTCTTTTCGTGCAGTAAATTTCAGAAGATACAAAAGAGCACCAATGTGGATGAAAAATACCAGGCAGCTATAAAGTATTATGAAAAAAAGGATTATGATAAAGCCAGTCTGCTGTTTGAAGAAATTATTCCCATAATTAAAGGCACAAAGGAGTCAGAGCTGGCTCAATTCTACATAGCTTATTGCCACTATTACCAGGGCGACTTTATATTGAGTTCACACTATTTCAAGAAATTCTACGAAACATTTTCCAGAAGCGAATATGCGGAAGAATCTATGTACATGTATGCCTATTCCCTATACGAAGATTCCCCGGCCTACAACTTGGACCAGACCAATACCTTAACAGCTATTGAATCTATGCAGAATTTTATTAACACCTATCCGGAAAGTAAATTCAAGGATAAGTGTAATGAAATTATTGGTCAGTTGCGTACAAAACTGGAACGCAAAGCCTATGAGAATGCAGAGCTGTATTCCAAAACTGAAAACTATAAAGCAGCAGTGATTGCGTTTAACAACTTTCAGCGTAATTATCCGGATTCAGATTACAATGAAAGAGCAGCCTATCTGAAGTTAGTGAATGCCTATAACCTGGCCAAATCCAGCACAGAAGATAAGAAAAAGCAGCGTTATCAGGATACAATTGAATATTACGAAAATTTTATTGACAGATATAGCAATAGCCGCTATCTACGGCAGGCTGAAAATATTTATGATACCTGCATAGACATAGTAGGCGAGGCTGCCGGTGCTGAATTACAAAGCAATAAAAAGTAG
- a CDS encoding DNA-directed RNA polymerase subunit omega — translation MATLPSLITRDVEKIAAPTGNIYQSVSVISKRARQISTKMKEELNNKLSEFASTVDNLEEVFENREQIEISRFYERMPKPTSVATDEFLAGRIMFRKPEVEDTTRNNNI, via the coding sequence ATGGCCACATTACCCTCTTTAATTACAAGAGATGTAGAAAAAATAGCAGCGCCCACAGGAAATATTTATCAGTCTGTGTCTGTAATTTCAAAAAGAGCAAGGCAAATTTCTACCAAAATGAAGGAAGAACTGAATAATAAATTGTCAGAATTCGCTTCAACCGTAGATAATCTGGAAGAGGTTTTTGAAAACCGTGAACAGATTGAAATTTCAAGATTTTATGAGCGCATGCCAAAACCTACTTCGGTAGCTACCGACGAGTTTCTGGCTGGTAGAATCATGTTCAGAAAACCTGAAGTAGAAGATACTACAAGAAATAATAATATATAA
- the porD gene encoding type IX secretion system protein PorD encodes MVKKKSCIAFIFCLILGSFSVSGQELRCNVIIDTDQLRTNQVTEKQIFADMQKTIAQFMNTRRWTNDNFTQDERINCNLVIRLTDMPSIKTFVGTAQIQSSRPVFGSDYESVLLNYIDREWQFEYTNAQPMDFNPNTFSSNLTSMLAFYAYVIIGLDYDSFSKFGGNTYLQQALTIANNAQQSVGTEKGWKAFEDTRNRYWLIENLMSQQMQPLREGLYTYHRQALDTFLSNPDQARAKILEVLNSLVKVNQLKPAAVLTNTFFDTKGNELINVFLQGSQQEKQNAYNVLVELDPTKTDRYEKLVK; translated from the coding sequence ATGGTCAAAAAAAAATCCTGTATAGCCTTTATTTTCTGCCTAATTCTGGGAAGTTTTTCTGTTTCCGGACAGGAACTCAGGTGTAATGTAATTATTGATACTGACCAGTTACGGACAAATCAGGTTACAGAAAAGCAGATTTTTGCAGATATGCAGAAAACTATTGCCCAGTTTATGAATACCCGCCGCTGGACCAATGATAATTTTACGCAGGATGAAAGAATCAATTGTAATCTTGTTATCAGGCTTACAGATATGCCTTCGATCAAAACCTTTGTAGGTACGGCGCAAATACAATCATCCAGGCCAGTATTTGGATCAGACTATGAATCGGTTTTGCTCAATTACATTGACCGGGAATGGCAATTTGAATATACCAATGCTCAACCCATGGATTTCAACCCTAATACATTTTCGAGTAACCTGACATCCATGCTTGCTTTTTATGCCTATGTTATCATTGGCCTCGATTATGATTCATTTAGTAAATTTGGTGGTAATACTTATTTACAGCAAGCTCTTACTATTGCCAATAATGCCCAGCAAAGTGTAGGAACGGAAAAAGGATGGAAAGCCTTTGAAGATACGCGTAACCGCTACTGGCTAATCGAAAATCTAATGAGTCAGCAGATGCAGCCACTGCGCGAAGGTTTATATACCTATCATCGTCAGGCGCTGGATACTTTCCTTAGTAATCCTGATCAGGCTAGGGCAAAAATTCTGGAAGTGCTTAATTCTTTAGTAAAAGTAAATCAATTGAAGCCTGCCGCTGTACTTACTAACACTTTTTTTGATACCAAAGGCAACGAGCTGATTAATGTTTTTCTGCAAGGTTCTCAGCAAGAAAAACAGAACGCCTATAATGTACTGGTTGAACTAGATCCTACCAAAACGGACCGCTACGAAAAACTAGTCAAATAA
- a CDS encoding DNA repair protein RecN, which produces MKPNKELNIITGETGAGKSIMLGAIGLMLGNRADTKVLFDTEDKCVIEGNFDISDYKLESFFEEAELDYETSCIIRREISPNGKSRAFINDTPVNLDLLKKIGSQLMDVHSQHDTLQLGSNIYQLSILDAYAGNQKLLQQYRQQFRLFRKKEEIYRTLQNESSSAQKELDYNSFLLEELTSAKLEAGEQERLEDELNLLENAEEVKIKLNTALEYLANAEFSVNGGLRSVVNSLSQIGNLSERYMTLKDRADSCLIELKDIASELEREEMNVEFDPTKIEQIQERLSIIYHLQQKHQVKTVKELLVIQEDLSEKVRKVLNLDETIAEAKREAEKAQQEMLQTAQHLSQARINCIPGIEKELQQLLAEVGMPNASVKISHTLVKPTSDGIDEIHFLFSANKGIKPQELKNVASGGEFSRLMLCVKYVLASKTSLPTIIFDEIDTGISGEIAIKVGRMMEDMAHNHQVIVITHLHQIASKGGHITLFIKITHLIKPIPKSAGLRNKEESTKLPELLVESHLLKVPSGMPESSWNINHWLSSQYA; this is translated from the coding sequence ATGAAGCCCAACAAAGAGCTGAATATCATTACAGGCGAGACTGGTGCAGGTAAATCTATTATGCTGGGCGCTATCGGATTAATGTTGGGCAACCGGGCAGATACAAAAGTGCTGTTCGATACCGAAGATAAATGCGTGATTGAAGGAAATTTTGATATTTCAGACTACAAACTGGAATCTTTTTTTGAAGAAGCTGAGCTCGATTACGAAACTTCCTGTATCATACGGCGGGAGATCAGTCCGAATGGGAAATCCAGGGCTTTTATTAATGATACGCCTGTTAATCTGGATCTGTTAAAAAAGATAGGTTCGCAGTTGATGGATGTGCATTCCCAGCATGATACCCTGCAATTAGGCTCTAACATATACCAGTTAAGTATTCTGGATGCCTACGCAGGCAATCAAAAATTATTGCAGCAATATCGTCAGCAGTTCCGGCTCTTTCGCAAAAAAGAAGAGATATATCGTACGCTGCAGAATGAATCTTCATCGGCTCAGAAAGAACTGGATTATAATAGTTTTTTACTTGAAGAATTAACCAGCGCTAAACTAGAAGCCGGAGAACAAGAAAGGCTGGAAGATGAACTGAACTTGCTGGAAAATGCGGAAGAGGTAAAAATTAAACTAAATACTGCGCTCGAATACCTGGCGAATGCAGAATTCTCGGTCAATGGCGGTCTTCGTTCGGTGGTGAATAGTTTAAGCCAGATTGGAAATCTGTCTGAGCGGTATATGACCCTAAAAGATAGGGCTGACAGTTGTTTAATTGAACTGAAAGACATTGCTTCGGAGCTGGAACGGGAAGAAATGAATGTTGAGTTTGACCCAACCAAAATTGAACAGATACAGGAACGGTTGAGTATCATTTATCATTTACAACAAAAACATCAGGTAAAAACGGTAAAAGAACTGCTGGTGATACAGGAAGACCTCTCGGAAAAAGTACGTAAAGTGCTCAACCTGGATGAAACCATTGCAGAAGCAAAAAGAGAAGCTGAGAAAGCACAACAGGAAATGCTACAAACCGCTCAACATCTGTCACAAGCCAGGATTAATTGTATCCCAGGCATTGAAAAAGAGTTGCAGCAGCTGCTGGCTGAGGTGGGTATGCCGAATGCTTCTGTGAAAATTTCTCATACTCTTGTAAAACCAACCTCAGATGGCATCGATGAAATTCATTTTCTGTTTAGTGCCAACAAAGGCATCAAACCACAGGAACTTAAAAATGTAGCTTCCGGAGGTGAATTCTCCAGACTGATGCTATGTGTAAAGTATGTACTGGCCAGTAAAACGTCTCTGCCTACCATCATTTTCGATGAGATTGATACTGGTATTTCCGGAGAAATTGCCATTAAAGTGGGCCGGATGATGGAAGATATGGCCCACAATCACCAGGTGATCGTAATCACACACCTGCACCAGATTGCATCCAAAGGGGGACACATTACTTTGTTTATAAAGATAACTCATCTGATAAAGCCAATACCAAAATCCGCCGGCTTACGGAACAAGGAAGAATCAACGAAATTGCCAGAATTATTGGTGGAGAGCCACCTTCTGAAAGTGCCATCCGGAATGCCAGAGAGTTCCTGGAATATTAATCATTGGCTATCAAGCCAGTACGCCTGA